The sequence below is a genomic window from Abditibacteriota bacterium.
ATCATCAGGCAGATCGAGCTCCTGTGCGGCAGAAAATACAAGAACGGCGATCCTCAGGACGACAGGTGCTTCCGGGTCATCAGCGACCACATCAGGAGCGCCGTGTTTGCCATGTCCGACGGCGTCATGCCCTCCAATGCGGGACGGGGCTACGTGCTCCGCCGGCTCATACGCAACGCCGTCCTCAAGGGCCGCAGGCTGGGCCTCAACGAAAACTTTATGACAGGCATGATATCCTGCGTGGTGGACAAGATGGGCTCCGTGTATCCCGAGCTGGTGGAGCGCTCCTCCTTCGCAGAGAGCGTCATGAGCGCCGAGGAAGAAAAATTCCGCTCTACCCTGGAGTCCGGCATGCAGAAGCTGGAGGACGCCCTTCGGGACGTGAAGGCTCAGGGCGGCGACGTCATCAGCGGCCAGACTGCCTTCAGCCTCTACGACACCTACGGCTTCCCTCTGGAGATCACCATCGACGTGTGCCGGGAGGAAGGCATACGGGTGGATACGGACGGCTTTGACGAAGCCATGAACGAGCAGAAGACCAGAGGCAAGGACAGCGGCAACTTCTCCGAGGTCATGGGAGCCCAGACCGAAAAATACATCCGGGACCTGGAAGGCCAGGGCGTGGGCAAGACCGTGTTTACGGGCTATGACACCCTCCATGACGACTCCATCGTCACAGGCATCGTCAGGGACGGCGTGTGCGTGGAGGAGGCTGTGGCCGGCGACGAGGTCCTCATAGTCTGCGCCAAGACTCCCTTCTACGGCGAGATGGGCGGACAGGTGGGCGACAAGGGTGTCATGAAGACGGACACCGCTTCCGTGGAGGTCTATGACACCAAGAGAGACTCCGGCTATTTTCTCCACTACTGCAGGATCACCAAGGGAGCCATCCCTCTGGGCAGCAAGGTGAGCCTGTCCGTGTCCGCCAGATTCAGGATGGACATAGAGCGCAACCACTCGGCCACCCATATCCTCCATTCGGCCATACAGTCCGTGTTCGGCGAGCACGCAGTGCAGGCGGGCTCCTACGTGTCCGATTCGCGGCTGCGCTTTGACTACTCCCATTTTGCCGCTCCCACTCCCGCCGAGCTCATCAAGATCGAAAACATAGTGAACGAGGCCATCCTGTCCGACATGAAGGTGTCCACGGTGGAGACCTCCATTTCCAAGGCCAGAGAGCTGGGAGCCAAGGCTCTCTTCGGAGAGAAATACGGCGACACGGTCAGAGTGGTGGATATATTCGGCATGTCCAAGGAGTTCTGCGGCGGGACCCACGTCAAGCATTCCGCTCAGATCGGCCTCTTCAAGATAGTGTCCGAGAGCTCCGTGGGCGCCGGAGTGCGCAGAGTGGAGGCTGTCACAGGCCGCTACGTGCTGGATTATCTCAGGGAAGCCGACGCCAGGCTGCAGGAAATAGCCTCCGTCACCAACAGCCAGCTCCAGGACGTGGTCAACTCGGTCAGGAGGCTCTCCGACGCCAACAAAGAGCTCACCGACCAGCTGGAGGCCACCAAGGAAAAGGCTGTCATAGGCAAGATACAGGATCTCATAGTCAGGACCGAGGTGGTGGGAGATACCAGATATCTGGGCGCCTACATAGAGACCCAGGACGTCTCCGCCGTGAAGATGATGGCCGACTCCGTCATAGAGCGTATGAAGAGCGGCTGCGTCCTGATAGGCGGCTACACCGAGGGCAAGATAGTATTTGTGGCCAAGGCCACCGACGACCTGGTGGCCAGAGGCATCCACTGCGGCAAGCTCATCAGGGTGGCTGCCACAGCCACCGGCGGCAAGGGCGGCGGCAAGCCCGATTTTGCCCAGGGCGGCGGCAAGGATACCTCCAAACTGGAGGAAGCCTTTGCCAAGGCCAGAGAAGCCTTCGGAGAGCAGCTGAAATAAATACCTCCGGCCTATGAAAAGACTGCTGGCTCTGGATATAGGAGACGCCCGGGTGGGCGTCGCCGTGTGCCTCAATCCTCTGGGGATAGTGTCGCCTCACTCCGTGCTCGAGAGGACCAGGAGCATCAAGGCCGACGTGAGGCAGATAGAGGCCATCGTCCGGGAAAACCGCATAGACAAGGTGATCATAGGCCTGCCGTCGGGGCCGGATTCGGAGCAGGCAGTGAAAAACAGCGAGCTGGCCGACAGGCTCATGCGCCGCAGCGATTTTCCGCCCTGCCAGTACTGGAACGAGGACTTTAGCTCGGCGGACGCCGAGGAAGAGCTGAAGGCCATGGGCAGGAGCAGGCAGAAGAGGCGGCAGGTGATAGACCGGTCGGCAGCGGTGCTGATACTGGAAAGCTATATAAGGTGTGAAGAACTATAATGTGGGGTCAAAAGCACGTGCGGACCGTGATGGTCATCCTGGTGGCCGTGGTCGGATACCTGTGGTATCAGTGTCTCCCTCCCTCGCTGTCCGATGAGGTGGTGTTTATCACCATTCCCAAGGGGTCCACTCTGTCTCAGGCTGCCTCGCAGCTGAAGTCGGCGGGCATCATACGCAGCGATACGGCTCTGAAGCTCTATATGAGGCTGAAGGGCCTCGCGGACGATGTCAAGCCCGGGACCCACAGGTTTTACCGGCGGCTGCCCGTGGCGGGCATATCGGCGGAGCTGGTGAGGAGCACCCGGGACAGCTCGGTGATCACGGTGCCCGAGGGCTTTACCATCGCCCAGATCCAGAACAGATACAACCTGCTCAAGGAAAAGACGGGGGACAGGTTCTGCTATCTCACCCTGAACGTGCCCGTGGGCTCCGTGTCCTTTATCCCTTCGGATTCCATGGAGGGCTATCTGTTCCCGGACACCTATCCCATAGCGGAAGAGGACGAGATGGGGCTCATCAGGCAGATGACCTCCAACTTCGAGCGCAAGGTCATCCTGAACTACCGGGAGGAGATAGCCGCGGCTGGAGAAAAGTATTTTCACGAGTCCGACTTCTATGAGGCCCTCTACAAGATAGTGACCGTGGCGTCCCTCATAGAGAGGGAGGCCAAAGTCCCGTCGGAAAGGCCCATCATCGCGTCGGTCATATACAACAGGCTGGAAAAGGGCATGCGTCTCCAGATAGACGCCACCGTGAGCTACGTGCCCGGCAGGAGCACGAACAACAAAGAAAAGACCACCCTGAGCGACACGAAAAAGAAGACCGAATACAACACCTACCGGATAGACGGGCTGCCGGCGGGCCCCATCTGCAACCCGGGGCTGGAGTGCATCAGGGCCGCCTTTGAGCCTGCCCGGACCGATTATCTCTACTACGTGGCCCGCAAGGACGGGTCCCACGTCTTTACCCGCTCCTTCGCCGAGCACAAGAAGGAAAAGGCCCGGGTCAAATGAAGGGTCCTCTCAAAGCCTTTGCGCAGTGGCTCAGGCCCGATATGTGGGCGGAGCGGGTGTCCGACCTGACGCCCGGCCTGCTGGAAGAGCGGGGGATAAAGGCGATCATACTGGATCTGGACAACACCCTGCTGCCCTGGAAGAGCGACCGGGTCCCGGAGGAAAACCTGCGTTGGGCCGAGGGTCTCCGGCGGGAGGGCATCAAAATATTCGTGCTGTCCAACACCACGAAGCCCGGGCGCATGAAGGCCATATGCGCCGGCATAGGCGCCGGGTGGATACATCCCGCCGCCAAGCCAAACAAAAGCAGCTTTTTGCGGGCCGCCCGCAGCCTGGAGCTGGAGCCCCGGGAGATAGCGGTGGTGGGAGACCAGCTGTTTACGGATATGCTGGGAGGCAGGCTGGCAGGAATGTATCTCGTGCTCGTCAGACCCATCAGCGCCGTGGAATTTGCGGGCACCCGTCTCATATCCCGGCCGGCCGAGCGGCTGCTGAAAAAGTATATGCAGGCCCCTTTTTGAGGAAAAACCAAGATTTTTTCGGATTTTTCATAGATTTTTCCTTCAGGTTTGCATAAGGGCCGGCATATGTGATATAATAAATCTATACAGTGAATAAAACTTAGCTTGATGAATACTATACTGTTTTGAAACAGGAGCACAACATGGCATTAGCAAGAAAAGATGTAGGAGAGATCCTCGTAACGAAAGGATATATGACCCAGCAGCAGCTGGAGCAGGTCAGAGTCGCTCAGAAGAACGCCCCGGGCGATCTGGGCAAGATAGCCGTGGAGCTGGGCTTTGTGACCGAGAAGCAGGTCATAGAAGCAAAGGCCGAGTCCTTCAACTATCTGTTCTTTGACTTTGAGAAATCCGCCAAGACCATAGATCCCAAGTGCGCGACCCTCATACCCGAGCACGTTGCGAGAAAATACAAGGCGATCGCTCTGGGCAAGAAGCACGACAAGCTGTTTGTCTGCATCTGCAATCCCGGCGACAACACGGCGCTGAACGATATACGCCTGGCCACCGGCGTTCAGAACATCAAGATATGCCTGGGCAGCGAAGACGAGATCCTGGCTGCCATAGACCAGTATTACAAGACAGATCAGGGCATCGTGCCCTCCAACGTGGACAACACGGATATCACCGCCAAGCCGGAGAACACCCTGTCCTCCGAGATCAGACAGAATCTGGTGGATATGCAGAACGCGGACGTCGACGACGACGAGGAAGAGGGCGAGGATCAGAACACCGCTCCCATCGTCCGCTTGGCCTATTCCATCATCAAGCTGGCCATCGAGGACGGCGCATCGGATATCCACATAGAGCCCCAGAGAGACAACGTCCGCGTCAGATACAGGATCGACGGCGTGCTCCACGAGGTCATGCCTCTGCCCAAGTACGTTGACAAGCCTCTTACGTCCCGCTTCAAGATCATGTCGGATATGAATATCGCCGAAAAGAGAGCTCCTCAGGACGGCCGTATCGGTATCATGCTGGACAAGAAAGACTATGACCTTCGTGTCAGCTGCCTTCCCACCGTCCACGGCGAAAAGATCGTTATGAGAATCCTGGACAAGAGCTCCGTCCTCCTGGGTCTCAACAAGCTGGGCTTTACCCACGAGCTCCAGTCCGAAGTGGAAGAGCTCATCAGCCAGCCTAACGGCTGCGTGCTGCTGACCGGACCTACAGGTTCGGGCAAAACCACCACGCTGTATTCGATCCTGCACAAGCTGAACACCATCGAAAAGAATATCCTCACCGTAGAGGACCCTGTAGAATACCAGCTGCCCGGTATCGCCCAGGTCCACGTGAACAGAAAAGCCGGCCTGACCTTCGCTACGGCCCTGCGCTCCTTCCTGAGACAGGACCCCGATATCATCATGGTCGGTGAAATGAGAGACCTGGAAACCGCCAGCATCGCCATCGAGTCCGCACTTACCGGACACCTTGTGCTGAGCACCCTCCACACCAACGACGCTCCTTCCGCTATCACCAGACTTGCCGATATGGGTATTGAGGAATACCTGATCGCCGCTACTATGATAGGTATAGTCGCCCAGCGTCTTGCCAGAAGGATATGTCCCAACTGCAAGACCTCCTATCAGGTGCCCGCCTCCGACC
It includes:
- the mltG gene encoding endolytic transglycosylase MltG produces the protein MWGQKHVRTVMVILVAVVGYLWYQCLPPSLSDEVVFITIPKGSTLSQAASQLKSAGIIRSDTALKLYMRLKGLADDVKPGTHRFYRRLPVAGISAELVRSTRDSSVITVPEGFTIAQIQNRYNLLKEKTGDRFCYLTLNVPVGSVSFIPSDSMEGYLFPDTYPIAEEDEMGLIRQMTSNFERKVILNYREEIAAAGEKYFHESDFYEALYKIVTVASLIEREAKVPSERPIIASVIYNRLEKGMRLQIDATVSYVPGRSTNNKEKTTLSDTKKKTEYNTYRIDGLPAGPICNPGLECIRAAFEPARTDYLYYVARKDGSHVFTRSFAEHKKEKARVK
- a CDS encoding YqeG family HAD IIIA-type phosphatase encodes the protein MKGPLKAFAQWLRPDMWAERVSDLTPGLLEERGIKAIILDLDNTLLPWKSDRVPEENLRWAEGLRREGIKIFVLSNTTKPGRMKAICAGIGAGWIHPAAKPNKSSFLRAARSLELEPREIAVVGDQLFTDMLGGRLAGMYLVLVRPISAVEFAGTRLISRPAERLLKKYMQAPF
- the ruvX gene encoding Holliday junction resolvase RuvX, producing the protein MKRLLALDIGDARVGVAVCLNPLGIVSPHSVLERTRSIKADVRQIEAIVRENRIDKVIIGLPSGPDSEQAVKNSELADRLMRRSDFPPCQYWNEDFSSADAEEELKAMGRSRQKRRQVIDRSAAVLILESYIRCEEL
- the alaS gene encoding alanine--tRNA ligase produces the protein MLTSNDVRSAYLKFFESKGSLILPSDSLVPDDSSLLFTSAGMVQFKPYFMGEKKPPCGRVTTSQKCMRTDDIEEVGDAVHHTFFEMLGNFSFGDYFKREAISWAWEFLTEVLNVDPDRLWTTVYKDDNEAYDMWHKGIGFPADKIVRAGAHTNYWPADAPAKGPNGVCGPCNEIYLDVNPEQGRPEDPAWSIAHDSNRFVEIWNLVFTQFDRQDGGELVPLPFRNIDTGMGLERATAVLNGFTSNYDTDLFVPIIRQIELLCGRKYKNGDPQDDRCFRVISDHIRSAVFAMSDGVMPSNAGRGYVLRRLIRNAVLKGRRLGLNENFMTGMISCVVDKMGSVYPELVERSSFAESVMSAEEEKFRSTLESGMQKLEDALRDVKAQGGDVISGQTAFSLYDTYGFPLEITIDVCREEGIRVDTDGFDEAMNEQKTRGKDSGNFSEVMGAQTEKYIRDLEGQGVGKTVFTGYDTLHDDSIVTGIVRDGVCVEEAVAGDEVLIVCAKTPFYGEMGGQVGDKGVMKTDTASVEVYDTKRDSGYFLHYCRITKGAIPLGSKVSLSVSARFRMDIERNHSATHILHSAIQSVFGEHAVQAGSYVSDSRLRFDYSHFAAPTPAELIKIENIVNEAILSDMKVSTVETSISKARELGAKALFGEKYGDTVRVVDIFGMSKEFCGGTHVKHSAQIGLFKIVSESSVGAGVRRVEAVTGRYVLDYLREADARLQEIASVTNSQLQDVVNSVRRLSDANKELTDQLEATKEKAVIGKIQDLIVRTEVVGDTRYLGAYIETQDVSAVKMMADSVIERMKSGCVLIGGYTEGKIVFVAKATDDLVARGIHCGKLIRVAATATGGKGGGKPDFAQGGGKDTSKLEEAFAKAREAFGEQLK
- the tadA gene encoding Flp pilus assembly complex ATPase component TadA, producing MALARKDVGEILVTKGYMTQQQLEQVRVAQKNAPGDLGKIAVELGFVTEKQVIEAKAESFNYLFFDFEKSAKTIDPKCATLIPEHVARKYKAIALGKKHDKLFVCICNPGDNTALNDIRLATGVQNIKICLGSEDEILAAIDQYYKTDQGIVPSNVDNTDITAKPENTLSSEIRQNLVDMQNADVDDDEEEGEDQNTAPIVRLAYSIIKLAIEDGASDIHIEPQRDNVRVRYRIDGVLHEVMPLPKYVDKPLTSRFKIMSDMNIAEKRAPQDGRIGIMLDKKDYDLRVSCLPTVHGEKIVMRILDKSSVLLGLNKLGFTHELQSEVEELISQPNGCVLLTGPTGSGKTTTLYSILHKLNTIEKNILTVEDPVEYQLPGIAQVHVNRKAGLTFATALRSFLRQDPDIIMVGEMRDLETASIAIESALTGHLVLSTLHTNDAPSAITRLADMGIEEYLIAATMIGIVAQRLARRICPNCKTSYQVPASDLRRFGLKEFDDNEMITLYKGTGCEKCKNTGYKGRCGIHEMLTVNDEVRELIVRKAPVTNLREAAKANGMNELREDGLIKVLEGITTPDEVMRVVFTAGY